Proteins encoded in a region of the Burkholderia ubonensis subsp. mesacidophila genome:
- a CDS encoding nitroreductase family protein has translation MSVKPAPTTVSIHELIAGRWSPRAYSNAPVSAEHLHAVLEAARWAPSAYNAQPWRFIVFDRTRDEVAFKRAFATLVPFNQGWNAPAPVLIAVTAHTLTSKGEPAPTALYDAGAAALSLVLQAHALGLAAHQMSGFDAHAFRDAFSIPADVAIPALISIGHYGDADKLDPVLRDREKAPRTRHPIGDVVYAGAWKKGFETAA, from the coding sequence ATGTCGGTCAAACCTGCTCCTACTACTGTTTCGATTCACGAACTGATTGCGGGCCGCTGGAGCCCGCGCGCCTATTCGAACGCGCCGGTCAGCGCCGAGCACCTGCACGCGGTGCTGGAGGCGGCGCGCTGGGCGCCGTCCGCCTACAACGCGCAGCCGTGGCGCTTCATCGTGTTCGATCGCACGCGCGACGAGGTCGCGTTCAAGCGAGCGTTCGCGACGCTGGTGCCGTTCAACCAGGGCTGGAATGCGCCGGCGCCGGTGCTGATCGCGGTGACCGCGCACACGCTCACGTCGAAGGGCGAGCCGGCGCCGACCGCGCTGTACGATGCGGGCGCGGCCGCGCTGTCGCTGGTGCTGCAGGCGCATGCGCTGGGGCTCGCGGCGCACCAGATGAGCGGCTTCGATGCGCATGCGTTCCGCGACGCATTCTCGATTCCTGCGGATGTCGCGATCCCGGCGCTGATCTCGATCGGCCACTATGGCGACGCCGACAAGCTCGATCCGGTGCTGCGCGATCGCGAGAAGGCGCCGCGCACGCGCCATCCGATCGGCGACGTGGTGTACGCAGGCGCGTGGAAGAAGGGCTTCGAGACGGCGGCCTGA
- a CDS encoding Hsp70 family protein, which yields MTYCAIDFGTSNSAVALPDGDGMRLAPVEGDHLTLPTAIFFNNDEETVEYGRAALASYIDGFDGRLMRSMKSILGSPLAETTTDLGDGSAIAYTEIIARFLTHLKRKAEARSGAPIGRAVLGRPVFFVDDDPRADRLAQDQLEAAARAVGFADVHFQYEPIAAAFDYESRQRDERLVLVADIGGGTSDFSLVRVGPQRMARLERKDDVLAHHGVHVAGTDYDRRVELAAILPAFGYRSLDPEGRELPNRTYFDLATWHLINTVYTPKRLGELKLMKHLYVDARQFERLARVVELRLGHALMARAEEAKIGVAAGGETVIDLNDVEEDLQIAFDADRLVDASRDDTARIVDAARETVRLAGVAPRDVGALYFTGGSTGLAFLSGALAAAFADAQPVFGDRLASVATGLGIHAQRLFG from the coding sequence ATGACTTACTGCGCGATCGACTTCGGCACGTCCAATTCCGCTGTGGCGCTGCCCGACGGCGACGGCATGCGGCTCGCGCCCGTCGAGGGCGACCACCTGACGCTGCCGACCGCCATTTTCTTCAACAACGACGAGGAGACGGTCGAATACGGCCGCGCGGCGCTCGCGTCCTACATCGACGGCTTCGACGGCCGCCTGATGCGTTCGATGAAGAGCATCCTCGGTTCGCCGCTGGCGGAGACGACGACCGATCTCGGCGACGGCTCCGCGATCGCGTACACGGAAATCATCGCGCGCTTCCTCACGCACCTGAAGCGCAAGGCGGAAGCCCGCTCGGGCGCGCCGATCGGCCGCGCGGTGCTCGGCCGGCCGGTGTTCTTCGTCGACGACGATCCGCGCGCCGACCGCCTCGCGCAGGACCAGCTCGAAGCGGCCGCGCGTGCGGTCGGCTTTGCCGACGTGCATTTCCAGTACGAGCCGATTGCCGCCGCGTTCGACTACGAGTCGCGCCAGCGCGACGAGCGCCTCGTGCTCGTCGCCGACATCGGCGGCGGCACGTCCGACTTCTCGCTGGTGCGGGTCGGCCCGCAGCGGATGGCGCGCCTCGAGCGCAAGGACGACGTGCTCGCGCACCATGGCGTGCACGTCGCCGGCACCGACTACGACCGCCGCGTCGAGCTGGCCGCGATCCTGCCGGCGTTCGGCTACCGTTCGCTTGACCCGGAAGGGCGCGAGCTGCCGAACCGGACCTATTTCGATCTCGCGACCTGGCACCTGATCAACACGGTCTACACGCCGAAGCGGCTCGGCGAGCTGAAGCTGATGAAGCACCTGTATGTCGACGCGCGGCAATTCGAGCGGCTCGCGCGGGTGGTCGAGCTGCGGCTCGGCCATGCGCTGATGGCGCGTGCGGAAGAAGCGAAGATCGGCGTCGCGGCGGGCGGGGAGACGGTGATCGACCTGAACGACGTCGAGGAGGACCTGCAGATCGCGTTCGACGCGGACCGGCTGGTCGACGCGAGCCGCGACGACACCGCGCGGATCGTCGACGCCGCGCGCGAGACGGTGCGGCTCGCCGGCGTGGCGCCGCGCGACGTCGGCGCGCTGTACTTCACGGGCGGCTCGACCGGGCTGGCGTTCCTGTCGGGTGCGCTCGCGGCGGCGTTCGCGGATGCGCAGCCGGTGTTCGGCGACCGGCTGGCGAGCGTGGCGACTGGTCTCGGCATCCACGCGCAGCGGCTGTTTGGCTGA
- a CDS encoding cold-shock protein — MATGTVKWFNDAKGFGFITPEGGGDDLFAHFSEIRTEGFKTLQENQKVEFDVKTGPKGLQASNIKPL, encoded by the coding sequence ATGGCAACCGGTACCGTCAAGTGGTTCAATGACGCTAAGGGCTTCGGCTTCATCACCCCGGAAGGCGGCGGCGACGATCTGTTCGCGCACTTCTCGGAAATCCGCACCGAAGGCTTCAAGACGCTGCAAGAAAACCAGAAGGTCGAATTCGATGTGAAGACGGGCCCGAAGGGTCTGCAAGCATCGAACATCAAGCCGCTGTAA
- a CDS encoding APC family permease encodes MKSSIQRNIGPFALMLTGLGSIIGSGWLFGAWKAAKIAGPAAICAWIIGAVVILAIALTYAELGAMFPESGGMVRYARYSHGSLVGFISAWANWIAIVSVIPIEAEASIQYMSTWPYEWAHSLFVNGELTTPGLLLSAVLVVIYFLLNYWGVKAFARANTAITIFKFLIPGLTIGGLMLSSFHSENLGMATNESFAPYGWSAVLTAVATSGIVFAFNGFQSPVNLAGEARNPSRSVPFAVISSILIALVIYVLLQVAYIGSVNPADVAKGWAHFNFSSPFAELAIALNLNWLAILLYVDAFISPSGTGTTYMATTTRMIYAMERNNTMPKMFGNVHPLYGVPRQAMWFNLLVSFIFLFFFRGWSSLAAVISVATVISYLTGPISLMALRRAATDIERPLTIPLMKLIAPFAFVCASLILYWAKWPLTGEIILLMIVALPVYFYFQAKAGWSGWGRDLKAAWWLVAYLPTMAVLSLIGSKEFGGHGVLPYGWDMLIVAAISLVFYFWGVNTGYRTEYLDERETRDEILEGIGA; translated from the coding sequence GTGAAGAGTTCTATTCAACGGAACATCGGCCCGTTTGCACTGATGCTGACGGGGCTGGGTTCGATTATCGGCTCGGGCTGGCTGTTCGGCGCCTGGAAAGCGGCGAAGATCGCCGGTCCGGCGGCGATCTGCGCGTGGATCATCGGCGCGGTCGTGATTCTCGCGATTGCGCTGACGTACGCCGAACTGGGCGCGATGTTCCCCGAGTCTGGCGGCATGGTGCGCTACGCGCGCTACTCGCACGGGTCGCTGGTGGGCTTCATCAGCGCATGGGCGAACTGGATCGCGATCGTATCGGTGATTCCGATCGAGGCCGAAGCGTCGATCCAGTACATGAGCACGTGGCCGTATGAATGGGCGCACAGCCTGTTCGTGAACGGCGAGCTGACGACACCGGGCCTGCTGCTGTCGGCCGTGCTCGTTGTCATCTACTTCCTGCTGAACTACTGGGGCGTGAAGGCGTTTGCGCGTGCGAACACGGCGATCACGATCTTCAAGTTCCTGATCCCCGGCCTGACGATCGGCGGCCTGATGCTGTCGAGCTTCCATTCGGAGAACCTCGGCATGGCGACGAACGAGAGCTTCGCGCCGTACGGCTGGTCGGCGGTGCTGACCGCGGTTGCGACGAGCGGCATCGTGTTCGCGTTCAACGGCTTCCAGAGCCCGGTGAACCTCGCGGGCGAAGCGCGCAATCCGTCGCGCAGCGTGCCGTTCGCGGTGATCTCGTCGATCCTGATCGCGCTCGTGATCTACGTGCTGCTGCAGGTCGCCTACATCGGCTCGGTGAATCCGGCCGACGTCGCGAAGGGCTGGGCGCACTTCAACTTCTCGTCGCCGTTCGCCGAACTGGCGATCGCGCTGAACCTGAACTGGCTCGCGATCCTGCTGTACGTCGACGCGTTCATCAGCCCGAGCGGCACCGGCACGACCTACATGGCGACCACGACCCGCATGATCTACGCGATGGAGCGCAACAACACGATGCCGAAGATGTTCGGCAACGTGCACCCGCTCTACGGTGTGCCGCGCCAGGCGATGTGGTTCAACCTGCTGGTCTCGTTCATCTTCCTGTTCTTCTTCCGCGGCTGGAGCTCGCTCGCGGCGGTGATCTCGGTCGCGACGGTGATTTCGTACCTGACCGGCCCGATCAGCCTGATGGCGCTGCGCCGCGCGGCGACCGACATCGAGCGTCCGCTGACGATCCCGCTGATGAAGCTGATCGCGCCGTTCGCGTTCGTCTGCGCGTCGCTGATCCTGTACTGGGCGAAGTGGCCGCTGACCGGCGAAATCATCCTGCTGATGATCGTCGCGCTGCCGGTGTACTTCTACTTCCAGGCCAAGGCGGGCTGGAGCGGCTGGGGCCGCGACCTGAAGGCCGCATGGTGGCTCGTCGCCTACCTGCCGACGATGGCCGTGCTGTCGCTGATCGGCAGCAAGGAGTTCGGCGGTCATGGTGTCCTGCCGTACGGCTGGGACATGCTCATCGTCGCGGCGATCTCGCTGGTGTTCTACTTCTGGGGCGTGAACACGGGCTACCGCACCGAGTATCTCGACGAGCGCGAAACGCGCGACGAGATCCTCGAAGGGATCGGCGCCTGA
- a CDS encoding DODA-type extradiol aromatic ring-opening family dioxygenase — protein MNRLPSLYLSHGAPTLPIDPTLPSGAFTHLGAELPRPRAVLMLSAHWGTQQPVASIARQPETIHDFYGFPRALYEIQYPAPGAPDVAERAAGLLNAAGLATETAEHGLDHGAWVPMLLMFPNADVPVAQLSIQPRADAAHHFALGRALRPLRDEGVMVIGSGQITHNLRAADFGAAPEDADPRVAEFTDWFEAKLAARDLDALLDYRRQAPHAVLMHPTDEHLLPVFAALGAADDDYRLGIQSLGTYQRVLAMTNYVFAGADD, from the coding sequence ATGAACCGCTTGCCTTCGCTCTACCTGTCCCACGGCGCGCCGACGCTGCCGATCGATCCGACGCTGCCGTCCGGCGCGTTCACGCACCTCGGCGCCGAGCTGCCGCGCCCGCGCGCGGTGCTGATGCTGTCCGCGCACTGGGGCACGCAGCAGCCGGTCGCGAGCATCGCGCGGCAGCCGGAAACGATCCACGACTTCTACGGCTTTCCGCGCGCGCTGTACGAGATCCAGTATCCGGCGCCGGGCGCGCCGGACGTCGCCGAGCGCGCGGCCGGCCTGCTGAACGCGGCCGGCCTCGCGACCGAAACGGCCGAGCATGGGCTCGATCACGGCGCGTGGGTGCCGATGCTGCTGATGTTCCCGAATGCCGACGTGCCGGTCGCGCAACTGTCGATCCAGCCGCGCGCGGATGCCGCGCATCATTTCGCGCTCGGCCGCGCGTTGCGGCCGCTGCGCGACGAAGGCGTGATGGTGATCGGCTCCGGCCAGATCACGCACAACCTGCGTGCGGCGGATTTCGGCGCGGCGCCCGAGGATGCCGACCCGCGCGTCGCCGAATTCACCGACTGGTTCGAGGCGAAGCTTGCCGCGCGCGATCTCGACGCGCTGCTCGACTATCGCCGCCAGGCGCCGCACGCGGTGCTGATGCATCCGACCGACGAGCACCTGCTGCCGGTGTTCGCCGCGCTCGGCGCCGCGGACGACGATTACCGGCTCGGCATCCAGTCGCTCGGCACCTACCAGCGCGTGCTGGCGATGACGAACTACGTGTTCGCCGGCGCGGACGACTGA
- a CDS encoding UbiX family flavin prenyltransferase codes for MELRSAPPRRLIVAITGATGAIYGVRLLDMLRAAGGIETHLLISSAGWLNIQHELKLSKADVERRADVVHAVRDVGATIASGSFATDGMVIAPCSMKTLASVAHGLSDNLIARAADVTLKERRRLVLMVRETPFNLAHLRNMTAVTEMGGIVFPPLPVFYAMPKTIEELVDQTVARVLDLFALSAPLTTPWEGIRHAQ; via the coding sequence ATGGAACTCCGCAGCGCGCCGCCGCGCCGCCTGATCGTCGCGATCACCGGCGCCACCGGCGCGATCTACGGCGTGCGGCTGCTCGACATGCTGCGCGCCGCCGGCGGCATCGAAACGCATCTGCTGATTTCGAGCGCCGGCTGGCTGAACATCCAGCACGAACTGAAGCTGTCGAAGGCCGACGTCGAGCGCCGCGCGGACGTCGTCCATGCAGTGCGCGACGTCGGCGCGACGATCGCGTCCGGCTCGTTCGCGACCGACGGGATGGTGATCGCGCCGTGCTCGATGAAAACGCTCGCGAGCGTCGCGCACGGGCTGTCGGACAACCTGATCGCCCGCGCCGCCGACGTCACGCTGAAAGAACGCCGCCGCCTCGTGCTGATGGTGCGCGAGACGCCGTTCAACCTCGCGCATCTGCGCAACATGACCGCCGTCACCGAGATGGGTGGCATCGTCTTCCCGCCGCTGCCGGTCTTCTATGCGATGCCGAAAACGATCGAGGAGCTCGTCGACCAGACGGTCGCGCGCGTGCTCGACCTGTTCGCGCTCAGCGCGCCGCTGACGACGCCCTGGGAAGGCATCCGGCACGCCCAGTAA
- the grxD gene encoding Grx4 family monothiol glutaredoxin, which produces MDTQQRIKQIVDENQVVLFMKGTAQFPMCGFSGRAVQVLKACGVDQFKTVNVLEDEEIRQGIKEFSNWPTIPQLYVKGEFVGGSDIMMEMYQSGELQQLFAAA; this is translated from the coding sequence ATGGACACCCAACAACGTATCAAGCAAATCGTCGACGAAAACCAGGTCGTGCTCTTCATGAAGGGCACCGCGCAATTCCCGATGTGCGGCTTCTCGGGCCGCGCAGTCCAGGTACTGAAGGCCTGCGGCGTCGACCAGTTCAAGACGGTCAACGTCCTCGAAGATGAAGAAATCCGCCAGGGCATCAAGGAATTCTCGAACTGGCCGACCATCCCGCAGCTGTACGTGAAGGGCGAATTCGTCGGCGGCTCGGACATCATGATGGAGATGTACCAGTCGGGCGAACTGCAGCAGCTGTTCGCCGCCGCGTAA
- the prmC gene encoding peptide chain release factor N(5)-glutamine methyltransferase, whose protein sequence is MSATTALGLLRASPLDPVDARVLLGHALGWTRTQLITRGDEPLDAAAVERYLALEARRAAGEPVAQLVGMREFFGRPFDVTPDVLIPRPETELLVEAALDAIDGILHPAVLDLGTGSGAIAVSIAAERPDACVWALDRSAEALAVARRNADKLLDAHRPGGPLHWLQSDWYAALDPALAFDAIVSNPPYIAQHDPHLSQGDLRFEPRGALTDDADGLTAIRAIVAGAGAHLKPGGTLWIEHGYDQAEAVRALLAAHGFVAVESLADLAAIERTTGGRRPG, encoded by the coding sequence ATGAGCGCCACGACCGCCCTCGGCCTGCTGCGCGCGTCGCCGCTCGACCCGGTCGACGCGCGCGTGCTGCTCGGGCATGCGCTCGGCTGGACGCGCACGCAGCTGATCACGCGCGGCGACGAGCCGCTCGACGCGGCCGCCGTCGAGCGCTATCTCGCGCTCGAGGCGCGCCGCGCGGCCGGCGAGCCGGTCGCGCAGCTGGTCGGCATGCGCGAGTTCTTCGGGCGGCCGTTCGACGTGACGCCCGACGTGCTGATTCCGCGCCCGGAAACCGAATTGCTCGTCGAAGCGGCGCTCGATGCGATCGACGGGATCCTGCATCCGGCCGTGCTCGACCTCGGCACCGGCAGCGGCGCGATCGCGGTGTCGATCGCGGCCGAGCGGCCCGACGCATGCGTGTGGGCACTCGACCGTTCGGCCGAAGCGCTCGCCGTCGCGCGGCGCAACGCGGACAAGCTGCTCGACGCGCACCGCCCCGGCGGGCCGCTGCACTGGTTGCAAAGCGACTGGTACGCGGCGCTCGATCCGGCGCTCGCGTTCGACGCGATCGTCAGCAACCCGCCGTACATCGCGCAGCACGACCCGCACCTGTCGCAGGGCGACCTGCGCTTCGAGCCACGCGGCGCGCTCACCGACGACGCGGACGGCCTCACCGCGATCCGCGCGATCGTCGCCGGTGCCGGCGCGCACCTGAAGCCCGGCGGCACGCTGTGGATCGAGCACGGCTACGACCAGGCCGAAGCGGTGCGCGCGCTGCTTGCCGCGCACGGCTTCGTCGCGGTCGAATCGCTCGCCGATCTCGCCGCGATCGAGCGCACGACAGGCGGCCGGCGGCCCGGCTAA
- the prfA gene encoding peptide chain release factor 1: MKTSMQRKLDQLSTRLAELNDLLSRENVTADLDQYRKLTREHAELDPVVGQYALWRQSLSDEAAAQELLGDASMRDFAEDEIRSARDRMVQLEVELQKMLLPKDPNDDRNIFLEIRAGTGGDESALFAGDLLRMYLRFAERQRWQVEMMSESASDLGGYKEVIVRIAGQGAYSRLKFESGGHRVQRVPATETQGRIHTSACTVAVMPEADEIGEVEINPADLRIDTFRASGAGGQHINKTDSAVRVTHLPTGIVVECQDDRSQHKNKDRALKVLAARIKDKQYHEQHAKEAATRKSLIGSGDRSERIRTYNFPQGRMTDHRINLTLYRLEAIMDGDLDELIAVLVSEHQAEQLASLGDAD, from the coding sequence ATGAAGACGAGCATGCAACGCAAGCTCGACCAGCTTTCCACACGGCTGGCCGAACTGAACGACCTGCTGAGCCGCGAGAACGTCACGGCCGACCTCGACCAGTACCGCAAGCTGACCCGCGAGCACGCGGAGCTCGACCCGGTCGTCGGGCAATACGCGCTGTGGCGCCAGTCGCTCAGCGACGAAGCGGCGGCGCAGGAGCTGCTCGGCGATGCGTCGATGCGCGACTTCGCCGAGGACGAGATCCGCAGCGCGCGCGACCGGATGGTCCAGCTCGAGGTCGAGCTGCAGAAGATGCTGCTGCCGAAGGACCCGAACGACGACCGCAACATCTTCCTCGAAATCCGCGCGGGCACCGGCGGCGACGAATCGGCACTGTTCGCGGGCGACCTGCTGCGCATGTACCTGCGCTTCGCGGAGCGCCAGCGCTGGCAGGTCGAGATGATGTCGGAGAGCGCATCGGATCTCGGCGGCTACAAGGAAGTAATCGTGCGGATCGCGGGCCAGGGCGCGTACTCGCGCCTGAAGTTCGAGTCGGGCGGCCATCGCGTGCAGCGCGTGCCGGCGACCGAGACGCAGGGGCGCATCCACACGTCCGCGTGCACGGTCGCGGTGATGCCGGAAGCCGACGAGATCGGCGAGGTCGAGATCAATCCGGCCGACCTGCGGATCGACACGTTCCGCGCGTCCGGCGCGGGCGGCCAGCACATCAACAAGACCGATTCGGCGGTGCGCGTCACGCACCTGCCGACCGGCATCGTCGTCGAGTGCCAGGACGACCGTTCGCAGCACAAGAACAAGGATCGCGCGCTGAAGGTGCTCGCCGCGCGGATCAAGGACAAGCAGTATCACGAGCAGCACGCGAAGGAAGCCGCGACGCGCAAGAGCCTGATCGGCTCGGGCGACCGCTCCGAACGGATCCGCACGTACAACTTCCCGCAGGGCCGGATGACCGATCACCGGATCAACCTGACGCTCTACCGGCTCGAAGCAATCATGGACGGCGACCTCGACGAGCTGATCGCGGTGCTCGTCAGCGAGCACCAGGCCGAGCAGCTCGCGTCGCTCGGCGACGCCGACTGA
- the hemA gene encoding glutamyl-tRNA reductase — protein sequence MQLLTIGINHHTAPVALRERVAFPLEQIKPALATFKSVFLGPQAPNAPEAAILSTCNRTELYCATDDRAAREGAVRWLSEYHGISVDELAPHLYALPQSEAVRHAFRVASGLDSMVLGETQILGQLKDAVRTASEAGALGTYLNQLFQRTFAVAKEVRGTTEIGAQSVSMAAAAVRLAQRIFENVSDQRVLFIGAGEMIELCATHFAAQGPRELVVANRTAERGQKLAERFNGRAMPLSDLPARMQEFDIIVSCTASTLPIIGLGAVERAVKARRHRPIFMVDLAVPRDIEPEVGKLKDVFLYTVDDLGAIVREGNASRQAAVAQAEAIIETRVQNFMQWLDTRSVVPVIRHMHTQADALRRAEVEKAQKLLARGDDPAAVLEALSQALTNKLIHGPTSALNRVNGADRDSLIDLMRGFYQHAPRSNDQSGH from the coding sequence ATGCAACTCCTCACGATCGGAATCAATCACCACACTGCGCCTGTCGCCCTGCGCGAACGCGTGGCGTTTCCGCTCGAGCAGATCAAGCCGGCTCTCGCGACGTTCAAGAGCGTGTTCCTCGGCCCCCAGGCGCCCAACGCGCCCGAGGCGGCGATCCTCTCCACCTGCAACCGCACCGAACTCTACTGCGCGACCGACGACCGTGCGGCGCGCGAAGGCGCGGTGCGCTGGCTGTCGGAGTATCACGGGATTTCCGTCGACGAACTCGCGCCGCACCTGTACGCGCTACCGCAGTCGGAAGCGGTCCGGCACGCATTTCGCGTCGCGTCGGGCCTCGACTCGATGGTGCTCGGCGAAACCCAGATCCTCGGCCAGCTGAAGGACGCGGTGCGCACGGCGTCGGAAGCCGGTGCGCTCGGCACCTACCTGAACCAGCTGTTCCAGCGCACCTTCGCGGTCGCGAAGGAAGTGCGCGGCACGACCGAGATCGGCGCGCAGTCGGTATCGATGGCCGCCGCCGCGGTGCGCCTCGCGCAGCGCATCTTCGAAAACGTGTCCGACCAGCGCGTGCTGTTCATCGGCGCCGGCGAAATGATCGAGCTGTGCGCGACTCACTTCGCCGCGCAAGGCCCGCGCGAACTGGTGGTCGCGAACCGCACCGCCGAGCGCGGCCAGAAGCTCGCCGAACGCTTCAACGGCCGCGCGATGCCGCTGTCGGACCTGCCGGCGCGGATGCAGGAATTCGACATCATCGTGTCGTGCACCGCGTCGACGCTGCCGATCATCGGCCTCGGCGCGGTCGAACGCGCGGTCAAGGCGCGCCGCCACCGGCCGATCTTCATGGTCGACCTGGCCGTGCCGCGCGACATCGAGCCCGAAGTCGGCAAGCTGAAGGACGTGTTCCTCTACACGGTCGACGATCTCGGCGCGATCGTGCGCGAAGGCAACGCGTCGCGCCAGGCCGCGGTCGCGCAGGCCGAGGCGATCATCGAGACGCGCGTGCAGAATTTCATGCAGTGGCTCGACACGCGCAGCGTCGTGCCGGTGATCCGCCACATGCATACGCAGGCCGACGCGCTGCGCCGCGCCGAAGTCGAGAAGGCCCAGAAGCTGCTCGCACGCGGCGACGATCCGGCCGCGGTGCTCGAAGCGCTGTCGCAGGCGCTGACCAACAAGCTGATCCACGGCCCGACGAGCGCGCTCAACCGCGTGAACGGCGCCGACCGCGATTCGCTGATCGACCTGATGCGCGGCTTCTACCAGCACGCGCCGCGCTCGAACGACCAGTCAGGCCACTAG
- a CDS encoding response regulator transcription factor, with protein MRIALIDPDARHAALMNRLLFAGGHLCHPFPSSARCLEWLATETCDLLITGDWAGDQPAEEVIPLARALLPGLPAIAVMRMPRESEIVSCLHAGADDCIAKPVSGPELLARVNALMRRAGVRRPPNRSRDTYGEYAFDATHCLVRFGDEVVSLTPKEFRFALLLFANLSRPVSRAHILETVWARRRDTKSRTLDTHASRLRSKLRLLPERGYRLLPLYGYGYQLDQVPIEPPDRRPRLADARYASSEEIAETL; from the coding sequence ATGCGAATCGCTCTGATCGATCCGGATGCGCGTCATGCAGCGCTGATGAATCGCCTCCTCTTCGCGGGCGGCCACCTCTGCCACCCGTTCCCGTCCAGCGCACGGTGCCTCGAGTGGCTCGCCACCGAAACCTGCGACCTGCTGATTACCGGCGACTGGGCCGGCGACCAGCCCGCCGAGGAAGTCATCCCCCTCGCCCGCGCGCTCCTGCCCGGGCTGCCCGCGATCGCCGTGATGCGCATGCCGCGCGAAAGCGAGATCGTGTCGTGCCTGCACGCGGGCGCCGACGACTGCATCGCCAAGCCGGTGAGCGGCCCCGAACTGCTCGCGCGCGTCAACGCGCTGATGCGGCGCGCGGGCGTGCGGCGCCCGCCGAACCGCTCGCGCGATACGTATGGAGAATACGCATTCGACGCCACGCACTGCCTCGTGCGCTTCGGCGACGAGGTCGTATCGCTCACGCCGAAGGAATTCCGCTTCGCGCTGCTGCTGTTCGCGAACCTGTCCCGCCCGGTGTCGCGCGCCCATATCCTCGAAACGGTCTGGGCGCGCCGGCGTGACACAAAGTCGCGCACGCTCGACACCCACGCGTCCCGGCTGCGCAGCAAGCTGCGGCTGCTCCCGGAGCGCGGCTACCGGCTGCTGCCCCTCTACGGCTACGGCTATCAGCTCGACCAGGTACCGATCGAGCCCCCGGATCGCCGCCCCCGTCTCGCGGACGCTCGATACGCGTCGAGTGAGGAAATCGCTGAAACGCTATAA